In Nicotiana tabacum cultivar K326 chromosome 11, ASM71507v2, whole genome shotgun sequence, a single window of DNA contains:
- the LOC142166002 gene encoding uncharacterized protein LOC142166002: MRQFEDPELVKIKESIPFQKKQLFEQSDDGILKYKGRWCVPNVGELHKQIMTEMHQSRYSVHPGSTKMYHDLRQLYWWNDMKKDIATFVAQCPNCQQVKAEHQKPGGLLQNIEIPAWKWESINMDFITGLPNSHRKFNSIWVIVDRLTKSAHFLPVRTTYSAEDYASLYIKEIVRLHGVPFSIISDRGAQFTANFWRSPIGWFDVGETKLLGAELVQQAVEKVKLIQERLHTAQSRQKSYSDNRRRDLEFAVGDWIVQRIGRVAYKLDLPPELEAIHPVFHISMLRKFLGDPSCISLIEDIEVSENLSYEEIPTAILYCQIRKLRTKEVALVKVLWRSNNVEEMTWEAEEDMKSRYPHLFESSGDMPETNMAGVAHISTSDS; encoded by the exons ATGCGTCAATTTGAGGATCCggagttagtcaaaattaaaGAGAGTATCCCTTTTCAGAAGAAGCAGTTGTTCGAGCAATCTGATGATGGAATTCTAAAATATAAAGGCCGATGGTGTGTACCTAATGTTGGGGAGCTTCATAAGCAAATTATGACAGAGATGCACCAGTCTCGGTACTCAGTTCATCCTGGTTCaaccaaaatgtatcatgatcttcgtCAGCTATACTGGTGGAACgacatgaagaaagatatagccaCATTTGTGGCTCAGTGTCCCAACTGCCAGCAGGTTAAAGCTGAACACCAGAAACCTGGAGGgctacttcaaaatattgagatTCCAGCTTGGAAATGGGAatcgattaatatggatttcattacAGGATTGCCCAATTCTCACCGTAAGTTCAAttctatttgggtcattgtggataggctgacgaaatcagctcactttctCCCAGTTAGGACCACCTATTCAGCTGAAGACTATGCGAgcctgtatatcaaggaaatagttcgGCTACATGGAGTTCCattttctattatatctgacagaGGTGCCcaatttacagctaatttctggag ATCTCCTATTGGCTGGTTCGATGTTGGCGAGACAAAGTTGCTAGGAGCTGAATTGGTACAGCAAGCtgtagaaaaggtaaagttgatccaggaaAGGTTGCATACAGCTCAAAGTCGACAGAAATCATATTCAGATAACCGACGTCGAGACTTGGAATTTGCTGTAGGagactgg ATTGTTCAGAGAATTGGGCGAGTAGCCTACAAACTTGACCTGCCACCAGAATTAGAAGCAATCCATCCGGTATTTCAcatttccatgcttcggaaattcTTAGGTGATCCTTCTTGCATCAGCCTTATCGAGGATATTGAAGTTTCCGAGAacttgtcatatgaagaaataccTACTGCCATTCTTTACTGTCAAATCCGTAAGCTACGGACTAAAGAGGTAGCCTTagtaaaagtactttggaggagcAATAATGTAGAGGAAATGacatgggaggccgaggaggacatgaagTCCAGATACCCTCATTTATTTGAGTCTTCAGGTGATATGCCTGAGACAAACATGGCAGGTGTTGCACATATATCAACCAGTGACAGTTAA